One window of the Streptomyces sp. NBC_00259 genome contains the following:
- a CDS encoding helix-turn-helix domain-containing protein: MASLNVGNLGDYLREQRRSAQLSLRQLADAAGVSNPYLSQIERGLRKPSAEVLQQVAKALRISAETLYVRAGILDERERDELETRAVILADPSINERQKQVLLQIYESFRKENGFDADTDKDTAEDGPRTAAASGADQPSSPEV, translated from the coding sequence ATGGCATCACTCAACGTCGGCAATCTCGGTGACTACCTCCGCGAGCAGCGGCGCAGCGCGCAGCTCTCGCTGCGGCAGCTCGCCGATGCCGCCGGGGTGTCCAATCCGTATCTGAGCCAGATCGAGCGCGGGCTGCGCAAGCCGAGCGCGGAGGTGTTGCAGCAGGTCGCCAAGGCGCTGCGGATCTCCGCGGAGACGCTTTACGTGCGGGCCGGGATTCTGGACGAGCGGGAGCGGGACGAGCTGGAGACGCGGGCCGTCATCCTGGCCGATCCCTCGATCAACGAGCGGCAGAAGCAGGTGCTGCTGCAGATCTACGAGTCTTTCCGCAAGGAGAACGGCTTCGACGCCGATACGGATAAGGACACCGCCGAGGACGGCCCCCGCACGGCCGCAGCAAGTGGTGCCGACCAACCCTCATCACCCGAAGTCTGA